The proteins below are encoded in one region of Pseudonocardia sp. DSM 110487:
- a CDS encoding FAD-binding oxidoreductase — MGQRTESISVTAEPAAGRLTPESEAALRALARGVVLTPDDPGYRDATALHNGAVERTPAAVVQVGGVEDVVLTVRFAREHGLSPSVRGGGHGVAGHAMGGEVVIDLSALRDVRIDPDARTAVVQGGATWADVDAASQAHGLAVPGGRVSHTGVAGLTLGGGEGWLSARHGLSSDNLVAVELVTADGRVVTASEDSEPELFWALRGGGGNFGVVTSFTFRLHPIGPLVLGGMFAYAVAAAPEVLGVLAELHESYPGDFGGAAAFLTAPPAPFVPGDVVGRPVLAVIPAWFGDLDAGFDAIRPLKDQLAPLIDAVAPMPYVALQTLLDAGSPKGLRNRWSGGFVHQLSGPLVSDLQDAAMRMPSPLSQIIISPLPDAVRALPDDATAFPARDGGRWLVHPVGLWAAPADDAANVAWVTDLRDAVRRHGETGSYLNLDDADDDRVRWAMGEGRYARLQQVKAAWDPQDVFRHCAHVRVPR, encoded by the coding sequence ATGGGTCAGCGGACCGAATCGATCAGTGTGACGGCGGAGCCGGCGGCCGGCCGGCTCACGCCGGAGTCGGAGGCCGCGCTGCGCGCACTGGCCCGCGGAGTGGTGCTGACCCCGGACGACCCCGGCTACCGGGACGCGACGGCGTTGCACAACGGGGCCGTGGAGCGCACGCCTGCGGCGGTGGTGCAGGTCGGTGGGGTGGAGGACGTCGTTCTGACGGTCCGGTTCGCCCGGGAGCACGGCCTGTCGCCCTCCGTCCGCGGCGGCGGGCACGGGGTGGCCGGGCACGCGATGGGCGGCGAGGTCGTGATCGATCTCTCGGCGCTGCGCGACGTGCGGATCGATCCGGACGCGCGGACCGCGGTCGTGCAGGGCGGCGCCACGTGGGCCGACGTCGATGCGGCGAGCCAGGCGCACGGCCTCGCGGTGCCCGGCGGCCGGGTCAGCCACACCGGGGTCGCCGGCCTGACGCTGGGCGGCGGGGAGGGCTGGCTGTCGGCGCGGCACGGGCTGAGCTCGGACAACCTGGTCGCGGTCGAGCTGGTCACGGCCGACGGACGGGTCGTCACGGCGAGCGAGGACAGCGAGCCGGAGCTGTTCTGGGCGCTGCGGGGCGGCGGAGGCAACTTCGGGGTCGTCACGTCGTTCACGTTCCGGCTGCACCCGATCGGGCCGCTGGTGCTCGGCGGGATGTTCGCCTATGCGGTGGCGGCCGCGCCCGAGGTGCTGGGGGTGCTCGCCGAGCTGCACGAGTCGTACCCGGGCGACTTCGGCGGTGCCGCGGCGTTCCTCACCGCGCCGCCCGCGCCGTTCGTCCCGGGAGATGTGGTGGGGCGTCCGGTGCTTGCGGTGATCCCGGCGTGGTTCGGGGATCTCGACGCCGGGTTCGATGCGATCAGGCCGCTCAAGGACCAGCTGGCTCCGCTGATCGACGCCGTGGCGCCGATGCCGTACGTCGCGTTGCAGACGCTGCTCGACGCCGGCTCACCCAAGGGGCTGCGCAACCGCTGGTCGGGCGGGTTCGTCCACCAGCTGAGCGGCCCGCTCGTGTCGGATCTGCAGGACGCGGCCATGCGGATGCCGAGCCCGCTTTCGCAGATCATCATCTCGCCGCTGCCCGACGCGGTCCGCGCGCTGCCCGACGACGCGACCGCGTTTCCGGCCCGCGACGGCGGCCGCTGGCTCGTGCACCCCGTCGGCCTGTGGGCGGCTCCCGCCGACGACGCGGCGAACGTCGCTTGGGTCACGGACCTGCGTGACGCCGTGCGCCGGCACGGCGAGACCGGCAGCTACCTCAACCTCGACGACGCCGACGACGACCGCGTCCGGTGGGCCATGGGCGAGGGGCGCTACGCGCGGCTGCAGCAGGTCAAGGCGGCATGGGACCCGCAGGACGTGTTCCGGCACTGCGCGCACGTCCGGGTACCGCGATGA
- a CDS encoding OmpA family protein has translation MRAAGLGAAALVAAALVAGCTVQVNGGGTPAAATSPLTPAAALPSGSRQTPVAPGAGVTARPQSSALPFEARKVRLARVQDQLALQFEMVNSGTERQSPSMLGIDLVQQLVMLADLPRRTGYSVLAAGPPTADGRISANVDEFLEPGTSATITVMFAPPPEETTTMMVMIAGFLPVEVPVERDADLVDDPVLHSGPPTEDDGSVGPLSCIAGSEGDGKAAATKRVELPSDVLFAFGSATLSPAATGALDELGKQLGGAGSGSIRVEGHTDAVDDDQFNQQLSEQRAAAVRDALAARLGNSYTYGASGAGESRPIAANAKPDGSDDPDGRALNRRVEITIETDAASTAAEADPSGEEDVDPLTGFTAEPRSVRRVPGFALVQVALRNSGGADARLDFASDSYNEWQGELSLVDSTGGRHKPCDFAAPVYFNYVGTLTSAFGDDINETVPAGATVVLWSLFALPAVDSASVDVHVAGLSENVPTPVET, from the coding sequence ATGAGGGCAGCGGGTCTGGGCGCGGCGGCGCTGGTGGCCGCCGCGCTCGTCGCGGGGTGCACGGTGCAGGTCAACGGGGGCGGGACGCCCGCGGCGGCCACCTCGCCGCTGACGCCGGCCGCCGCCCTGCCGTCAGGTTCGCGGCAGACGCCTGTGGCGCCGGGTGCCGGGGTGACCGCCCGGCCCCAGTCCTCTGCGCTGCCGTTCGAGGCGCGGAAGGTGCGGCTCGCCCGGGTCCAGGACCAGCTTGCGCTGCAGTTCGAGATGGTCAACAGCGGGACGGAACGGCAATCGCCGTCGATGCTGGGGATCGATCTGGTCCAGCAACTGGTCATGCTCGCCGACCTGCCCCGGCGCACCGGCTACTCCGTGCTCGCCGCGGGTCCGCCCACCGCCGACGGGCGGATCAGCGCCAACGTCGACGAGTTCCTCGAACCGGGCACATCGGCCACGATCACCGTGATGTTCGCGCCTCCTCCGGAGGAGACGACGACGATGATGGTGATGATCGCGGGATTCCTCCCCGTCGAGGTGCCGGTCGAACGCGACGCCGACCTCGTCGACGATCCGGTCCTGCACTCCGGCCCTCCAACCGAGGACGACGGGTCTGTCGGCCCACTGAGCTGCATCGCGGGATCGGAGGGCGACGGGAAGGCCGCCGCCACGAAGCGGGTCGAGCTGCCCAGCGACGTGCTCTTCGCGTTCGGCAGCGCCACCCTGTCGCCTGCCGCGACAGGCGCCCTCGACGAGCTCGGGAAGCAGCTGGGCGGCGCCGGGTCCGGCTCGATCCGCGTCGAGGGCCACACCGACGCGGTGGACGACGACCAGTTCAACCAGCAGCTCTCCGAGCAGCGCGCGGCGGCGGTGCGCGACGCGCTCGCCGCGAGGCTGGGGAACTCCTACACCTACGGGGCCTCGGGTGCCGGTGAGAGCAGGCCCATCGCCGCCAACGCCAAGCCCGACGGTAGCGACGACCCGGACGGGCGGGCGCTGAACCGGCGTGTCGAGATCACGATCGAGACGGACGCCGCATCCACAGCCGCGGAGGCGGACCCGTCCGGCGAGGAGGACGTCGATCCGCTGACCGGCTTCACCGCCGAGCCACGATCGGTCCGGCGCGTGCCCGGGTTCGCGCTGGTGCAGGTCGCCCTGCGGAACTCGGGTGGTGCGGACGCCAGGCTCGACTTCGCCAGCGACTCGTACAACGAGTGGCAGGGTGAGCTGAGCCTCGTCGACTCCACCGGCGGGCGCCACAAGCCGTGCGACTTCGCCGCGCCGGTGTACTTCAACTACGTCGGCACCCTGACCTCGGCCTTCGGCGACGACATCAACGAGACCGTGCCGGCGGGCGCCACCGTCGTGCTGTGGTCGCTGTTCGCCCTTCCGGCCGTCGACTCGGCGTCGGTGGACGTCCACGTCGCCGGGCTCTCCGAGAACGTCCCGACACCGGTCGAGACGTGA
- a CDS encoding alpha/beta fold hydrolase: MTYPVEFDIPLTRGTLHAARWGEPTALLTFCVHGLSANLHAFDFMAERLAGPDRQVVAIDLRGRGRSDITPAGTYGLEAHAEDVLEAATALGADRFDYVGWSLGALIGIAAAGLAAERLRTLTLIDHCGREEPAACAAVRQGLDRLDAVVDRPEDYVGRIRDAGVVRPWNDYWPRVYAYELTSLGERFTPRTDKAACLEDLDSPDRDRVRDSWPKITMPALLVRATVPLNGADVVPVADRDALRATATDLRVVELPSNHFGVMTDPGTVTAVAALLG; encoded by the coding sequence ATGACGTATCCGGTCGAGTTCGACATCCCACTGACCCGCGGCACGCTGCACGCGGCGCGGTGGGGTGAGCCCACCGCCCTCCTCACGTTCTGCGTGCACGGGCTGTCGGCCAACCTGCACGCGTTCGACTTCATGGCCGAGCGGCTCGCAGGCCCGGACCGCCAGGTCGTCGCGATCGACCTGCGCGGGCGGGGGCGCAGCGACATCACCCCGGCCGGCACGTACGGGCTCGAAGCGCACGCCGAGGACGTCCTCGAAGCGGCCACCGCCCTCGGGGCCGACCGGTTCGACTACGTCGGCTGGTCGCTCGGCGCGCTGATCGGCATCGCGGCCGCCGGCCTCGCGGCGGAACGGCTGCGGACGCTCACCCTCATCGACCACTGCGGCCGCGAGGAGCCCGCCGCGTGCGCCGCGGTGCGGCAGGGTCTCGACCGCCTCGACGCCGTGGTCGACCGGCCCGAGGACTACGTCGGCCGGATCCGCGACGCCGGCGTGGTGCGGCCGTGGAACGACTACTGGCCCCGGGTCTACGCCTACGAGCTCACGTCGCTCGGGGAGCGGTTCACGCCCCGCACGGACAAGGCGGCCTGCCTCGAGGACCTCGATTCGCCGGACCGCGACCGGGTGCGGGACAGCTGGCCGAAGATCACGATGCCCGCGCTGCTCGTCCGCGCGACGGTGCCGCTGAACGGCGCCGACGTCGTGCCCGTCGCCGACCGGGACGCACTGCGGGCTACGGCCACCGACCTGCGGGTGGTGGAGCTGCCCAGCAACCACTTCGGGGTGATGACCGATCCGGGAACGGTCACGGCGGTCGCCGCACTGCTCGGCTGA
- a CDS encoding nuclear transport factor 2 family protein: protein MTPEEMDEVFERHCAAEAANDVDGILDTLTDDVEHDVVGDPSGVLHDRALIAKRYVETFTALEDSSMNSLHRHHGENFFVDDSLCTARIATDFMGLPGNNRTISFRILHVCEFRDGRISRENVWLDGAAVMAQLAGG, encoded by the coding sequence ATGACGCCGGAAGAGATGGACGAGGTCTTCGAGAGGCACTGCGCGGCCGAGGCCGCGAACGACGTCGACGGCATCCTCGACACGCTGACCGACGACGTCGAGCACGACGTCGTCGGCGACCCCAGCGGCGTGCTGCACGACCGCGCCCTGATCGCCAAGCGGTACGTCGAGACGTTCACGGCGCTCGAGGACAGCTCCATGAATTCGCTGCACCGCCACCACGGCGAGAACTTCTTCGTGGACGACTCACTGTGCACGGCGCGGATCGCGACCGACTTCATGGGCCTTCCGGGCAACAACCGGACGATCAGCTTCCGCATCCTGCACGTCTGCGAGTTCCGCGACGGCAGGATCAGTCGCGAGAACGTCTGGCTCGACGGCGCCGCGGTCATGGCGCAGCTCGCCGGTGGTTGA
- a CDS encoding TetR/AcrR family transcriptional regulator, producing MTVSRQEEFLATGRRNQKQRTREAILDAATRLARAGQTPSIADVAKAARVSTATAYRYFPNPESLWADVAIRHGPQIHEIVTDLPPEVEQRIDVVIRRMAESQFADEAVWRALLRASLDRWLQQVDVAEDERVPVRGPSRLEGTRAALAPLEGVLPPERLDRLTMAVTLVWGADALVVTRDTCGLAPDDATDLMSWAARSLIRAALAEADAPSAGQA from the coding sequence ATGACTGTCTCACGTCAAGAGGAGTTTCTCGCGACGGGTCGGCGGAACCAGAAGCAGCGCACCAGGGAGGCGATCCTCGACGCGGCCACGCGGCTCGCCCGTGCCGGCCAGACACCGTCCATCGCGGACGTGGCAAAGGCCGCGAGGGTGTCGACCGCCACCGCCTACCGCTACTTCCCCAACCCCGAGTCGCTGTGGGCGGATGTCGCGATCCGGCACGGCCCGCAGATTCACGAAATCGTCACCGATCTGCCGCCCGAGGTCGAGCAGCGGATCGATGTGGTCATCCGCAGGATGGCCGAGAGCCAGTTCGCCGACGAGGCGGTCTGGCGGGCCCTCCTGCGTGCGAGTCTCGATCGCTGGTTGCAGCAGGTGGACGTCGCCGAGGACGAGCGGGTGCCAGTTCGGGGCCCCAGCCGGCTCGAGGGCACGCGCGCCGCGCTCGCGCCGCTGGAGGGCGTCCTTCCGCCGGAGCGGCTCGATCGTCTGACCATGGCGGTCACCTTGGTGTGGGGTGCCGACGCGCTGGTCGTCACTCGCGACACGTGCGGGCTGGCGCCCGACGACGCCACGGACCTGATGAGCTGGGCTGCGCGGTCGCTGATCCGCGCCGCTCTCGCCGAGGCCGATGCCCCGTCGGCCGGTCAGGCCTAG
- a CDS encoding TetR/AcrR family transcriptional regulator: MPPPNPQRRTHLSAAAMRVLAEEGSRGLTHRAVDAAADVPPGTTSRYFRSREALLTAVVEHALALHLVEIDQADDSAMAMTPDRLTEMLAAAAFAGLGPDRIRHIAVAELYLESSRRPALRATMADATRRQLEAITAMFAAAGVHLTESEVFRFVAFVDGLLFMLLTAPPDEAGPSAAERAAALVRDEMDTLLSRHRNP; the protein is encoded by the coding sequence ATGCCCCCGCCCAATCCGCAGCGCCGCACCCACCTGTCCGCCGCGGCCATGCGCGTGCTGGCCGAAGAGGGCTCCCGCGGACTGACCCATCGCGCCGTCGACGCCGCGGCGGACGTTCCCCCCGGCACCACGTCGCGCTACTTCCGCAGCCGCGAGGCCCTGCTCACGGCCGTGGTGGAGCACGCGCTCGCGCTGCACCTCGTCGAGATCGACCAAGCCGACGACAGCGCCATGGCGATGACCCCTGACCGGCTCACCGAGATGCTCGCCGCGGCGGCCTTCGCGGGCCTCGGCCCGGACCGGATCCGCCACATCGCCGTGGCCGAGCTCTATCTGGAGAGCTCCCGCCGCCCGGCCCTGCGCGCGACCATGGCCGACGCCACCCGGCGACAGCTCGAGGCCATCACCGCGATGTTCGCCGCCGCGGGCGTTCACCTGACCGAGTCCGAGGTGTTCCGGTTCGTCGCGTTCGTCGACGGCCTGCTGTTCATGCTGCTGACCGCTCCGCCCGACGAGGCGGGCCCGTCGGCGGCGGAACGGGCCGCCGCACTCGTGCGCGACGAGATGGACACCCTTCTCTCCCGGCACCGCAACCCCTAG
- a CDS encoding BTAD domain-containing putative transcriptional regulator: MDVLVLGPTVVRDGEESLPVHRSLERALLVRLALARGMAVPDERLAADLWGTVDLARPESRLRVVVSRLRRSLGPRADAISRSRAGYRLDADTADLRAAQVAADRLHAAAKTGDHVAVRAAAAEALGQWRGPAMADIRAFPYAELEAERLEDWHLELTVSRLRAELELGDAAAHVTELAGLASEHPLHEPVRCLLALALYRTGRQADALDQLARLRHALADELGVDPGAATADLELRLLRHDPALLSAPRAVAVRPAPPEPRSPLPEPSTSFVGRDGELAAIVERLGRPGVVTLVGEPGCGKSRLAAEAVRVLAPAGRRCVVVELARSDRDDAVVVALADAAGVEPGTRDLIAATAPALGDALLVIDNAEHLVERVSAAVRDLRRAGHGLTVLVTSQRPLLLAEETQHRVRPLAPQAAATLFRDRAGAHTRFDPEQDGDIATICAAVDGLPLGIELAAGLTRALTVPQLAVRVTDRLRLLVGGGRSGSARHGSLRAALDWSHELLDDREQAVLRRVGVFAGGFTLESAERVVPDGKVELGDVAPALAELVDRSLITVRNDAASRRFALLETVRDYALAELHSAGETAATRSRRLAWCLDYVDDLRAVDEFASADTVAAVFAEWPNLVEALDQAAVSDLAVDALPLVNALHVPWLARAWFREAQRQFAAFADVPGAEPVERARAMSNHAFHTLMVGRLDEAAGLLARAAELAGDLDDDRLVTTIQYHRGIVEIERCHLTEAISTLRDGERRARELGDARRASSFADALGTALLFSGDAAGALECYRTATDVEHGDEHNLSRGLSNQAKALLGTGRWADALRVASESDHYAMRLDDRQILPLNDLVRGAVALAEGDLDAAEAHCRTSLAYTESGASMAHIDLADVLVAKSELAEAGALLDTVYEDTPPGGVPWLAARAVSAALTLAEGDVETARTLTEEITERYRTSGFGWPRYADRLRAVREQIEPSGPSVVE; the protein is encoded by the coding sequence GTGGACGTGCTTGTGCTCGGACCGACCGTGGTCCGGGATGGGGAGGAGTCCCTGCCGGTGCACCGGTCGCTGGAGCGGGCCCTGCTCGTGCGGCTGGCGCTCGCGCGGGGCATGGCGGTTCCGGACGAGCGGCTCGCCGCCGATCTGTGGGGCACCGTGGACCTCGCGCGGCCGGAGTCGCGGCTGCGGGTCGTGGTGTCGCGGCTGCGCCGTTCCCTCGGCCCGCGGGCCGACGCGATCAGCCGTTCCCGGGCGGGCTATCGGCTCGACGCCGACACCGCTGATCTGCGGGCGGCGCAGGTCGCGGCCGATCGGCTGCACGCGGCGGCCAAGACGGGCGACCACGTGGCCGTGCGGGCGGCCGCGGCGGAGGCGCTCGGCCAGTGGCGCGGTCCCGCGATGGCCGACATCCGGGCGTTCCCGTACGCGGAACTCGAGGCCGAGCGGCTCGAGGACTGGCACCTCGAACTCACCGTGTCCCGGCTCCGTGCGGAGCTCGAGCTGGGTGACGCCGCCGCGCACGTGACCGAGCTGGCCGGGCTCGCCTCGGAGCACCCGCTGCACGAGCCGGTGCGCTGCCTGCTGGCGCTCGCCCTCTACCGCACGGGACGGCAGGCCGACGCGCTCGACCAGCTCGCCCGGCTGCGCCACGCGCTCGCCGACGAGCTGGGGGTCGACCCCGGCGCGGCTACGGCCGACCTCGAGCTGCGGCTGCTGCGCCATGACCCGGCGCTCCTGTCCGCGCCCCGGGCCGTTGCGGTTCGGCCGGCACCGCCGGAACCTCGTTCGCCGCTGCCGGAGCCGTCCACGAGCTTCGTGGGGCGCGACGGCGAGCTCGCCGCCATCGTCGAGCGGCTGGGCAGGCCCGGCGTGGTGACGCTGGTCGGGGAGCCGGGGTGCGGGAAGTCGAGGCTCGCGGCCGAGGCGGTCCGGGTGCTGGCGCCCGCGGGCCGCCGATGCGTCGTCGTGGAGCTCGCACGGTCCGATCGGGACGACGCGGTGGTCGTCGCGCTCGCGGATGCCGCGGGTGTGGAACCCGGCACCCGTGACCTGATCGCCGCCACCGCGCCCGCGCTCGGCGACGCGCTCCTGGTGATCGACAACGCCGAGCACCTCGTCGAGCGCGTCAGCGCGGCGGTCCGCGACCTCCGCAGGGCCGGTCACGGCCTGACGGTGCTCGTCACGTCGCAACGGCCGCTGCTGCTGGCCGAGGAAACCCAGCACCGGGTACGGCCACTGGCCCCGCAGGCCGCAGCCACCCTGTTCCGGGATCGGGCGGGAGCGCACACGCGATTCGATCCCGAGCAGGACGGCGACATCGCCACGATCTGCGCGGCGGTCGACGGGCTACCGCTCGGCATCGAGCTCGCAGCCGGCCTGACGCGGGCGCTGACCGTCCCCCAGCTGGCGGTGCGGGTGACCGACCGCCTGCGGCTGCTCGTCGGGGGCGGGCGCAGCGGCTCCGCGCGGCACGGGAGCCTGCGCGCCGCGCTCGACTGGAGCCACGAGCTCCTCGACGACCGGGAGCAGGCGGTGCTACGGCGGGTCGGAGTGTTCGCCGGCGGCTTCACCCTCGAATCGGCCGAGCGTGTCGTGCCGGACGGGAAGGTCGAGCTCGGCGACGTGGCGCCTGCGCTCGCCGAGCTCGTCGACCGCAGCCTGATCACCGTCCGCAACGACGCGGCATCCCGCCGGTTCGCGCTGCTCGAGACGGTCCGCGACTACGCGCTCGCCGAGCTGCACAGCGCAGGCGAGACCGCCGCGACGAGGAGCCGGCGGCTCGCCTGGTGCCTCGACTACGTCGACGACCTGCGCGCCGTCGACGAGTTCGCCTCGGCCGACACCGTCGCCGCCGTGTTCGCCGAGTGGCCCAACCTCGTCGAGGCGCTCGACCAGGCCGCGGTCAGCGACCTCGCGGTGGACGCGCTGCCGCTCGTCAACGCCCTGCACGTGCCGTGGCTGGCGCGTGCATGGTTCCGGGAGGCGCAGCGGCAGTTCGCCGCGTTCGCCGACGTGCCCGGCGCCGAACCCGTCGAGCGGGCGAGGGCCATGAGCAACCACGCCTTCCACACCCTGATGGTCGGCCGGCTCGACGAGGCCGCCGGGCTGCTCGCGCGGGCCGCCGAACTGGCGGGGGACCTCGACGACGACCGGCTCGTCACCACCATCCAGTACCACCGGGGCATCGTCGAGATCGAGCGCTGTCATCTCACCGAGGCGATCAGCACCCTCCGCGACGGCGAGCGCCGCGCCCGGGAGCTGGGCGACGCCCGCAGGGCGTCGTCGTTCGCCGATGCGCTGGGCACGGCCCTGCTGTTCAGCGGCGACGCCGCGGGCGCGCTCGAGTGCTACCGCACGGCCACCGACGTCGAACACGGCGACGAGCACAACCTCTCCCGCGGACTCAGCAACCAGGCGAAGGCGCTGCTCGGAACGGGCCGCTGGGCCGACGCGCTCCGGGTGGCGAGCGAGTCCGACCACTATGCGATGCGGCTCGACGACCGTCAGATCCTGCCCCTGAACGATCTGGTGCGGGGTGCCGTCGCGCTCGCGGAGGGCGACCTCGACGCCGCCGAGGCACACTGCCGTACCTCGCTCGCCTACACCGAGTCCGGGGCGAGCATGGCCCACATCGACCTCGCGGACGTGCTCGTCGCGAAGAGCGAGCTGGCGGAGGCCGGCGCGCTGCTCGACACGGTGTACGAGGACACGCCACCCGGCGGCGTCCCGTGGCTGGCCGCCCGCGCGGTGTCGGCCGCGCTCACGCTGGCCGAGGGTGATGTCGAGACCGCGCGCACGCTCACGGAGGAGATCACGGAGAGGTACCGGACCAGCGGATTCGGGTGGCCGCGCTACGCCGACCGGCTCCGCGCGGTGCGCGAGCAGATCGAGCCGTCAGGGCCCTCGGTGGTCGAGTAG
- the boxB gene encoding benzoyl-CoA 2,3-epoxidase subunit BoxB: MSIDYSEKIPNNVDLAGDRKLQRALESWQPNFLNWWKTMGPAVPTEDVYLRTAVAVGREGWAHFDHVPMDEYRWGVFLAERNTDRRVAFGEQKGEPVWQQVPGEYRADLQRLIVIQGDTEPASVEQQRRLGESAPSLYDLRNLFQVNVEEGRHLWAMVYLLHAYFGRAGREEAEALLQRNSGDIDSPRILGAFNEETPDWLSFYMFTYFTDRDGKYQLGTLKESAFDPLSRTCEFMLKEEAHHMFVGTTGIDRVVARTAELMREHDTDDIAPRGGIPLDVIQKYINFHYSVSLDLFGSERSTNAANYFTAGLKGRWQEERRKDDHVLTEDAAHIDVVRDGEITTDEVSALLALNHDLRREYIADCETGLKRWNRVLEKGGIGRRLYLPHVGFNRHVGVFADHHVTPKGDLVGEDVWAANEDTWLPSEADKTHVRSLMRPVYEPGKIAGWIAPPSKGINDKPVDYEYVHFP; this comes from the coding sequence ATGAGCATCGACTACAGCGAGAAGATCCCGAACAACGTCGACCTGGCGGGCGACCGCAAGCTGCAGCGGGCCCTCGAGTCGTGGCAGCCCAACTTCCTGAACTGGTGGAAGACCATGGGCCCCGCCGTGCCCACCGAGGACGTCTACCTGCGCACGGCCGTCGCGGTCGGCCGCGAGGGGTGGGCGCACTTCGACCACGTGCCGATGGACGAGTACCGCTGGGGCGTCTTCCTCGCCGAGCGCAACACCGACCGCCGCGTCGCCTTCGGCGAGCAGAAGGGCGAGCCGGTGTGGCAGCAGGTGCCCGGCGAGTACCGCGCCGACCTGCAGCGGCTCATCGTGATCCAGGGCGACACCGAGCCGGCGTCGGTGGAGCAGCAGCGCCGCCTCGGCGAGAGCGCCCCGAGCTTGTACGACCTGCGCAACCTCTTCCAGGTCAACGTGGAGGAGGGCCGCCACCTGTGGGCGATGGTCTACCTGCTGCACGCCTACTTCGGCCGGGCGGGCCGTGAGGAGGCCGAGGCGCTGCTGCAGCGCAACTCCGGCGACATCGACTCCCCCCGCATCCTCGGCGCGTTCAACGAGGAGACGCCGGACTGGCTGTCGTTCTACATGTTCACGTACTTCACGGACCGCGACGGTAAGTACCAGCTCGGCACGCTGAAGGAATCCGCGTTCGACCCCTTGAGCAGGACCTGCGAGTTCATGCTCAAGGAGGAGGCGCACCACATGTTCGTCGGCACGACCGGCATCGACCGGGTGGTCGCACGCACCGCCGAGCTGATGCGCGAGCACGACACCGACGACATCGCGCCCCGCGGCGGCATCCCCCTCGACGTGATCCAGAAGTACATCAACTTCCACTACTCGGTGTCGCTGGACCTGTTCGGCTCCGAGCGCTCCACCAACGCCGCCAACTACTTCACCGCCGGGCTGAAGGGCCGCTGGCAGGAGGAACGGCGCAAGGACGACCACGTGCTCACCGAGGACGCCGCGCACATCGACGTCGTGCGGGACGGCGAGATCACCACCGACGAGGTGTCGGCGCTGCTCGCGCTCAACCACGACCTGCGCCGCGAGTACATCGCCGACTGCGAGACCGGGCTGAAGCGCTGGAACCGGGTGCTCGAGAAGGGCGGGATCGGCCGGCGCCTGTACCTGCCGCACGTCGGGTTCAACCGCCACGTCGGCGTGTTCGCCGACCACCACGTCACGCCGAAGGGCGACCTCGTCGGCGAGGACGTCTGGGCGGCCAACGAGGACACGTGGCTACCCAGCGAGGCCGACAAGACCCACGTCCGGTCGCTGATGCGGCCGGTCTACGAGCCGGGCAAGATCGCGGGTTGGATCGCCCCGCCGTCGAAGGGCATCAACGACAAGCCGGTCGACTACGAGTACGTCCACTTCCCCTGA